In a genomic window of Muntiacus reevesi chromosome 1, mMunRee1.1, whole genome shotgun sequence:
- the LOC136158716 gene encoding nascent polypeptide-associated complex subunit alpha, muscle-specific form-like: MDIVKKRSGQNLHAEDFAESALGAHVALQTVSQETARGLDRACPLAVPTAASTPVSSGGLPEARGGVSPREDAGAAPPAAEPRSTRTGAGHLPPSSLSWRWLHVRGSADVVHSAAASGTRGLPGPGVEPASLALAGRFSTTAPLGKPKDRTEGTPLHMPGVDGEGTKLRSLLGWATASSWSHRTATPLPGHQLMLVLASIAAPGPPGGQPLCTWEGMKTAMYSVSRCRVPLCAECPRNGDGPGTVSMYSEHGVCTGQGSVTQRSAVSSELLPFPPRAGCPCRPTVGSVPLPSPAGSVPLPSPPRARCPCRPRRGLGAPAVPRGLGAPAVPAAGSVPQPSPPRARCPSRPRRGLGAPAVPAAASVPQPSPAGSVPQPSPAGSVPQPSPPRARCPCRPRRGLGAPAVPRGLGAPAVPAAGSVPLPSPPRARCPSRPPRARCPSRPRRGLGAPAVPAAGSLPLPSPPRAQTCCHPRRGLTAPSVPAAGSVPLPSPPRARCPSRPRRGLGAPAVPAAGSLPLPSPPRAHCPCRPRRGLGAPAVPAAGSLPLPSPPRARCPCRPRRGLGAPAVPAAGSVPQPSPAGSVPLPSPPRAQTCCHPRRGLTAPSVPAAGSVPLPSPPRARCPCHPRCAVTLRHEEAAGRAQGHAACEEQNQRACPDLGRSPHGPGNSGRRQTQERKQGWLLEGNVLHGKGPSLKLMLRAMRE; this comes from the exons ATGGACATTGTGAAGAAGCGCAGCGGACAGAACCTGCACGCGGAGGACTTCGCGGAGTCCGCCCTGGGCGCACACGTGGCGCTGCAGACAGTCTCGCAGGAGACGGCGCGCGGGCTCGATCGGGCCTGTCCTCTTGCCGTTCCGACAGCGGCCTCCACCCCTGTCTCTTCCGGAGGTTTACCCGAGGCCCGAGGAGGAGTCAGCCCTCGGGAGGATGCGGGAGCCGCGCCTCCGGCCGCGGAGCCGAGGAGCACCCGAACGGGAGCAGGGCACCTTCCTCCCTCCAG CCTCTCATGGCGATGGCTCCACGTGCGGGGCTCAGCGGATGTGGTGCACAGCGCAGCTGCCTCGGGCACgcggggtcttcccggaccaggagtcgaacccgcgtcacttgcactggcaggcagattctctaccaccgcgccactagggaagcccaag GACAGAACTGAGGGCACTCCTTTGCACATGCCTGGTGTGGATGGTGAGGggaccaaactcaggtctctGCTAGGATGGGCAACTGCCTCCAGCTGGTCACACCGCACCGCCACCCCACTGCCCGGACACCAGTTGATGCTGGTGCTCGCCAGCATCGCAGCCCCAGGACCACCGGGAGGCCAGCCTCTGTGCACGTGGGAGGGGATGAAAA CAGCGATGTACTCAGTAAGCAGGTGTCGGGTGCCCTTATGTGCCGAATGCCCTCGGAATGGGGATGGGCCAGGAACAGTGTCTATGTACAGTGAACACGGTGTATGCACCGGACAAGGCTCGGTGACTCAGAGAAGCGCTGTGAGCTCAGAACTGCTGCCGTTCCCGCCGCGGGCTGGGTGCCCCTGCCGTCCCACCGTGGGCTCGGTGCCTCTGCCGTCCCCCGCGGGCTCGGTGCCCCTGCCGTCCCCGCCGCGGGCTCGGTGCCCCTGCCGTCCCCGCCGTGGGCTCGGTGCCCCTGCCGTCCCCCGCGGGCTCGGTGCCCCTGCCGTCCCCGCCGCGGGCTCGGTGCCCCAGCCGTCCCCGCCGCGGGCTCGGTGCCCCAGCCGTCCCCGCCGCGGCCTCGGTGCCCCTGCCGTCCCCGCCGCGGCCTCGGTGCCCCAGCCGTCCCCCGCGGGCTCGGTGCCCCAGCCGTCCCCCGCGGGCTCGGTGCCCCAGCCGTCCCCGCCGCGGGCTCGGTGCCCCTGCCGTCCCCGCCGCGGGCTCGGTGCCCCAGCCGTCCCCCGCGGGCTCGGTGCCCCAGCCGTCCCCGCCGCGGGCTCGGTGCCCCTGCCGTCCCCGCCGCGGGCTCGGTGCCCCAGCCGTCCCCCGCGGGCTCGGTGCCCCAGCCGTCCCCGCCGCGGGCTCGGTGCCCCTGCCGTCCCCGCCGCGGGCTCACTGCCCCTGCCGTCCCCGCCGCGGGCTCAGACCTGCTGCCATCCCCGCCGCGGGCTCACTGCCCCTTCCGTCCCCGCCGCGGGCTCGGTGCCCCTGCCGTCCCCGCCGCGGGCTCGGTGCCCCAGCCGTCCCCGCCGCGGGCTCGGTGCCCCAGCCGTCCCCGCCGCGGGCTCACTGCCCCTGCCGTCCCCGCCGCGGGCTCACTGCCCCTGCCGTCCCCGCCGCGGGCTCGGTGCCCCTGCCGTCCCCGCCGCGGGCTCACTGCCCCTGCCGTCCCCGCCGCGGGCTCGGTGCCCCTGCCGTCCCCGCCGCGGGCTCGGTGCCCCTGCCGTCCCCGCCGCGGGCTCGGTGCCCCAGCCGTCCCCCGCGGGCTCGGTGCCCCTGCCGTCCCCGCCGCGGGCTCAGACCTGCTGCCATCCCCGCCGCGGGCTCACTGCCCCTTCCGTCCCCGCCGCGGGCTCGGTGCCCCTTCCGTCCCCGCCGCGGGCTCGGTGCCCCTGCCATCCCCGCTGTGCCGTTACCCTGAGACATGAAGAGGCTGCAGGACGTGCCCAGGGCCACGCAGCTTGTGAAGAGCAGAACCAGAGAGCCTGCCCAGACCTGGGGCGCTCTCCTCACGGTCCTGGGAACTCTGGGCGCAGACAGACTCAGGAACGTAAGCAGGGGTGGTTGCTTGAAGGAAACGTTCTCCACGGGAAGGGCCCCAGTTTGAAACTGATGCTGAGGGCCATGAGGGAGTGA